Proteins from a genomic interval of Symmachiella macrocystis:
- a CDS encoding PKD domain-containing protein, whose translation MHSVCLLIAALSIGLERPEVEYQVFQFPANQIPRIDGDADDWSIVPESYTIGTKELRETVVGLGDKHDQDNLDVQVKVGWVKGLNRLYFLYEAQDNYWDFARGDLHNDIFEIVVDGDLSGGPLIRQMHPNPKLRDKLDTHFLFHGAHAQNYHIFTPAEGKDWAMVWGAQPWIKDLPYANAACKYNFKHGESGKLVLEFFVTPFDYAPPDPARAVPTKLVEDKKIGLSWAVLDYDDEQAERYSGFWNLSHKTTMYGDASDLVAFRLMPLEKQFRKPVEADWSFQVINRANRDVAFRDRSFGDITSWRWDFGDGTSSTERHPTHHYKKPGEFIVTLHVEGPKGKARRAKIWDVTLP comes from the coding sequence ATGCATTCTGTTTGCCTGTTGATTGCCGCTTTGAGCATCGGCTTGGAGCGGCCCGAAGTTGAATATCAGGTGTTTCAGTTTCCGGCGAATCAAATTCCGCGGATTGATGGCGACGCCGACGATTGGTCCATTGTTCCTGAGTCGTACACGATTGGCACGAAGGAACTCCGGGAGACGGTGGTTGGCCTGGGTGATAAGCACGATCAGGACAATCTTGATGTGCAGGTCAAAGTCGGCTGGGTGAAAGGGCTGAATCGGCTCTATTTTCTGTATGAAGCCCAGGACAATTATTGGGACTTTGCCCGGGGGGATTTGCACAACGATATCTTCGAGATCGTCGTCGACGGTGATTTGTCGGGCGGACCGTTGATTCGTCAGATGCATCCCAATCCCAAGCTCCGCGACAAACTGGACACGCATTTTTTGTTTCACGGCGCGCATGCGCAAAACTATCACATCTTCACGCCCGCCGAGGGGAAAGACTGGGCGATGGTGTGGGGCGCGCAGCCTTGGATCAAAGATTTGCCCTACGCCAACGCAGCTTGTAAGTACAACTTCAAGCATGGCGAGAGTGGGAAACTCGTGCTGGAATTTTTCGTGACGCCCTTCGACTACGCTCCCCCGGACCCCGCGCGGGCAGTGCCGACGAAACTAGTAGAAGATAAAAAAATCGGCCTGTCTTGGGCGGTGCTGGACTACGACGACGAACAGGCCGAACGCTACTCCGGGTTTTGGAATCTGTCGCACAAGACGACCATGTATGGGGATGCTTCGGACTTGGTTGCGTTTCGGTTGATGCCCTTGGAAAAGCAGTTTCGCAAGCCGGTCGAAGCGGATTGGTCATTTCAGGTCATTAACCGCGCGAATCGAGATGTGGCATTCCGCGATCGTTCGTTTGGTGACATCACATCTTGGCGGTGGGATTTTGGCGACGGGACGTCCTCGACCGAGCGTCACCCGACACACCATTATAAAAAGCCGGGCGAATTCATCGTGACGCTGCATGTTGAGGGGCCGAAAGGCAAGGCGCGTCGCGCAAAAATCTGGGACGTGACGCTGCCGTAA
- a CDS encoding DUF1501 domain-containing protein, translated as MPSSINSDNLNQRLTSRRWFLQECGIGVGAIALGQLLEQKALAADALAPKQPHFPGRAKNVIQLFMGGGPSHLELFDYKPALAKFDGQLPPADLIKDYRAAFISPNSKLLGPKFQFSKHGECGAELSELLPNMAEVVDEIAIVKSMVTDAFNHAPAQIIMSTGSQQFGKPSLGAWTTYGLGSESRDLPAFVVLSSGNKGPSGGNANWGSGFLPTVYQGVSFRSTGDPVLYLSNPAGVDQQLQRDSLDVITQLNEKRQQQVGDPEIATRINSFEMAYRMQSSAPELMDMSSEPQHILDMYGAEPGVPSFAMNCLLARRMIERGVRFVELFHESWDQHGGLVKGLKQNCIDTEQASAALVKDLKQRGLLDETLVIWGGEFGRTPMVQGSTDGRDHHPNAFSMWLAGGGVKGGVTLGASDDFGFNVIEDRVHVHDLHRTILHLLGFDGNQLTFSYQGLDQRLVGVEPTRIVKELLA; from the coding sequence ATGCCGTCTTCAATAAATTCTGACAATCTGAACCAACGCCTGACCTCCCGCCGCTGGTTTCTGCAGGAGTGCGGGATCGGGGTGGGTGCGATTGCGCTGGGGCAATTGCTGGAACAAAAAGCCCTTGCAGCGGACGCGCTCGCGCCCAAGCAGCCGCATTTTCCAGGGCGGGCGAAGAACGTCATTCAATTGTTCATGGGGGGTGGCCCCAGTCATTTGGAGCTGTTTGATTATAAACCGGCGCTCGCCAAATTCGATGGGCAACTTCCACCGGCCGATCTGATTAAAGATTACCGAGCGGCATTTATTAGCCCCAATTCCAAACTGTTAGGCCCCAAGTTCCAGTTTTCTAAGCATGGGGAATGTGGTGCGGAACTCTCTGAACTGTTACCGAATATGGCAGAGGTTGTGGATGAGATTGCCATTGTCAAATCTATGGTGACCGACGCGTTCAATCATGCGCCGGCGCAGATTATTATGAGCACCGGCTCGCAACAATTCGGCAAGCCGAGTCTTGGTGCCTGGACGACGTATGGGTTGGGAAGTGAATCACGCGACTTGCCGGCGTTTGTGGTGCTCAGCTCGGGAAATAAAGGTCCCAGCGGCGGGAACGCCAATTGGGGCAGCGGGTTTCTGCCGACGGTTTATCAAGGCGTATCGTTTCGCAGCACGGGTGATCCGGTTTTGTATCTGTCCAACCCCGCCGGTGTCGATCAGCAACTGCAACGGGACTCGTTGGATGTCATTACCCAGCTCAACGAGAAGCGGCAACAACAAGTCGGCGATCCGGAAATCGCCACACGGATCAATTCCTTCGAGATGGCTTATCGCATGCAGTCCAGTGCTCCGGAGCTGATGGACATGAGCAGCGAGCCGCAGCACATTCTGGACATGTACGGTGCGGAGCCGGGCGTGCCGTCATTTGCGATGAACTGTTTGCTGGCGCGGCGGATGATTGAGCGCGGCGTGCGGTTTGTGGAACTGTTTCACGAATCCTGGGACCAACATGGTGGATTGGTCAAAGGTCTCAAGCAAAACTGCATCGACACAGAACAAGCGTCCGCGGCCTTGGTCAAAGATCTCAAACAACGCGGATTGTTGGATGAGACGTTGGTGATTTGGGGAGGCGAATTCGGACGCACGCCGATGGTTCAAGGCAGTACCGACGGCCGGGACCACCATCCCAATGCCTTTTCGATGTGGCTTGCGGGCGGCGGCGTGAAAGGGGGCGTGACGTTAGGGGCTAGCGACGATTTCGGATTCAATGTGATTGAAGACCGCGTCCATGTTCACGATTTACACCGCACGATCCTGCATCTGCTGGGCTTCGATGGGAATCAGCTCACGTTTTCCTATCAGGGACTCGATCAACGCTTGGTCGGCGTCGAACCGACGCGCATCGTCAAAGAACTGCTGGCCTAA
- a CDS encoding PSD1 and planctomycete cytochrome C domain-containing protein translates to MVRAIRFCGCLILFVGAAVFYGIELHADEPSKPTSAKQDSTEKVSFRREILPLLFERCFLCHGPDEGTREAELRLDLAEEATRDRDGTFVIKPGDPAASEILARLTADDEALIMPPSDSGHEPLSKAQIENIRRWIAEGAQWSRHWAFVPPERPDVPTVKNTAWVRNAIDAFILQRLEQEDLAPTAEAKRVTLLRRLSLDLIGLPPTVDEIDAFLADESPAAYERQVERLLASPHYGERWGRIWLDAARYADSDGFEKDKPREVWFYRDWVINALNRDLPYNQFIIEQIAGDLLPNATQDQIVATGFLRNSMLNEEGGIDPEEFRMQAMFDRMDTVGKSVLGLTVQCAQCHSHKYDPFTHHDYYNMFAFLNNCHEAQPTVYTVAQQQKRDDIFRRINEIEEQLRAATSDWRERMAAWEEQVRGDQPQWTMLPIENAGNNSQRYLQQQDGSLLAQGYAPTRSTGQFSVTTDLPSIRSFRLEVLNDPNLPAGGPGRALNGLLALSEFKAQAVSVDDPQQKIDIKFARATADFSNDHRQLGPPYTDGKDPKAGLTGSVEYAIDGDQKTAWGIDAGPGRRNQPRKAVFVADKDVAFPGGTKLVFSLAQSHGGSNSNDNQTLNLGRFRISATGVEAVADPLSVAVREILEVPMEDRTESQLSTVFRYWRTTVPDWSAENEQIETLWSEHPEGTTQFVLRERDAERPTHLLDRGDFLKPKDIADPAVPEFLNPLSQGKPVNRLAFAKWLVDPQSPTTARSIVNRVWQAYFGTGLVDTPEDLGSTGSLPSHPELLDWLSVELVEQGWSLKHLHRQIVLSNTYRQDSSVTADLLARDPVNRLLARGPRFRVDAEVVRDIFLAASRLLEKKVGGPSVFPPAPEFLFRRPASYGDKTWNVETGPQRYRRALYTFRFRSIPYPALQAFDAPSGEIATVQRPRSNSPLQALTTLNEPLFFECAEGLAQQTIAQGGESDQDRLEFAFRSCVSRKPTPEESATLLEFLDEQTQRLQDGSLDPKQILGNQQGDTSELPEIVEQIQLAAWTVVSRVLLNLDETITKE, encoded by the coding sequence ATGGTGCGTGCAATCCGATTTTGCGGATGTCTGATCCTGTTCGTGGGCGCTGCGGTTTTCTATGGAATAGAACTGCATGCCGATGAGCCGAGCAAACCGACCAGCGCTAAACAGGATTCCACGGAGAAGGTCTCGTTTCGCCGAGAGATATTGCCTTTGCTTTTCGAGCGGTGTTTTCTTTGTCATGGCCCGGATGAAGGGACGCGCGAGGCGGAGTTGCGGCTGGATCTTGCGGAAGAAGCGACGCGTGATCGCGATGGGACTTTTGTGATCAAACCGGGAGACCCCGCTGCCAGCGAAATCCTAGCCCGTCTGACGGCCGACGATGAAGCCTTGATCATGCCTCCGTCCGATTCGGGGCATGAGCCGTTGTCGAAAGCGCAAATCGAAAATATCCGCCGTTGGATTGCCGAAGGGGCCCAGTGGTCGCGGCATTGGGCCTTTGTTCCGCCGGAACGGCCGGATGTTCCCACGGTGAAAAATACCGCTTGGGTGCGCAACGCCATCGATGCGTTCATACTGCAGCGGTTGGAACAAGAAGACCTTGCTCCAACTGCCGAAGCCAAACGGGTGACATTGTTGCGGCGGTTGAGTCTCGATTTGATCGGGCTGCCGCCGACTGTCGATGAGATCGACGCGTTCTTGGCGGACGAATCGCCGGCTGCGTATGAGCGGCAAGTCGAACGGTTGTTGGCCTCGCCGCACTATGGAGAGCGTTGGGGGCGAATCTGGTTGGATGCGGCGCGTTACGCCGATTCGGATGGATTCGAAAAGGACAAACCGCGCGAGGTGTGGTTCTATCGCGATTGGGTGATCAACGCATTGAACCGTGATTTGCCTTACAACCAATTCATCATCGAGCAAATCGCGGGCGACCTGCTGCCGAACGCCACGCAAGACCAGATTGTGGCGACCGGTTTTCTGCGCAATTCGATGCTGAATGAAGAAGGGGGGATTGACCCCGAAGAATTTCGCATGCAAGCGATGTTCGACCGCATGGATACAGTTGGCAAATCTGTGTTGGGCCTGACCGTGCAGTGCGCGCAATGTCACAGCCACAAGTACGATCCGTTTACCCATCACGATTACTACAACATGTTCGCGTTTTTGAACAATTGTCATGAAGCCCAACCGACGGTCTATACAGTTGCTCAACAACAGAAACGGGACGACATCTTTCGCCGGATCAACGAGATCGAAGAGCAACTCCGCGCGGCAACATCGGATTGGCGAGAGCGGATGGCTGCCTGGGAAGAGCAGGTTCGGGGTGATCAACCGCAGTGGACCATGCTGCCGATCGAGAACGCCGGCAACAATTCGCAGCGATACTTACAGCAGCAGGATGGCTCGTTGTTGGCGCAAGGTTATGCCCCGACGCGCTCGACGGGTCAGTTTTCGGTGACCACCGATCTCCCGAGCATCCGCTCCTTTCGATTGGAAGTGCTCAACGATCCGAACCTGCCGGCCGGTGGTCCCGGTCGTGCGCTGAACGGGTTGCTGGCGCTGTCGGAATTCAAAGCTCAAGCGGTCAGTGTTGATGACCCTCAGCAGAAAATCGATATCAAATTTGCGCGAGCGACTGCGGATTTCAGCAATGATCACCGGCAGCTGGGTCCGCCGTATACCGATGGGAAAGATCCCAAGGCGGGTCTCACCGGTTCTGTGGAATACGCGATCGATGGGGACCAGAAAACCGCCTGGGGGATCGATGCCGGGCCGGGGCGCAGAAATCAGCCGCGCAAAGCGGTCTTCGTTGCCGATAAAGACGTTGCTTTTCCGGGGGGAACCAAGCTGGTCTTTAGCTTGGCGCAAAGTCACGGCGGTTCGAATAGCAACGACAATCAAACCTTGAATTTGGGCCGGTTTCGTATTTCAGCAACCGGGGTGGAAGCGGTCGCCGATCCGCTCTCGGTTGCAGTGCGAGAAATTCTTGAGGTGCCGATGGAAGACCGCACCGAATCGCAGTTGAGCACGGTGTTTCGTTATTGGCGGACTACGGTCCCTGACTGGAGCGCAGAGAACGAGCAGATCGAAACTCTCTGGAGCGAGCATCCCGAAGGGACAACACAATTTGTGCTGCGGGAACGTGACGCCGAACGTCCCACACATTTGTTGGACCGCGGCGATTTTCTCAAACCGAAAGATATCGCCGATCCAGCCGTGCCGGAATTTCTCAATCCACTCTCCCAAGGCAAACCGGTCAATCGTCTGGCCTTTGCAAAATGGCTGGTGGATCCACAGTCTCCCACGACAGCGCGCTCGATTGTGAATCGGGTCTGGCAAGCGTATTTCGGGACCGGTCTTGTGGATACCCCCGAAGACTTAGGATCGACCGGGAGTCTGCCATCGCATCCTGAGTTGTTGGATTGGCTATCCGTGGAATTAGTGGAGCAGGGGTGGAGCCTCAAACATCTCCACCGCCAGATTGTGCTTTCCAACACTTATCGACAAGACTCTTCGGTCACGGCGGATTTACTGGCCCGCGATCCGGTGAATCGACTGTTGGCTCGTGGCCCTCGTTTTCGTGTCGATGCTGAAGTTGTCCGCGATATTTTTCTTGCAGCAAGTAGACTGCTAGAAAAGAAAGTGGGTGGCCCGAGCGTCTTTCCGCCGGCGCCGGAATTTCTCTTTCGTCGTCCGGCTAGCTACGGCGACAAGACTTGGAATGTGGAAACCGGTCCGCAACGTTATCGCCGTGCGCTTTACACCTTTCGCTTTCGTTCAATTCCCTACCCAGCTTTGCAAGCCTTCGACGCACCCAGCGGCGAAATTGCGACCGTGCAACGACCGCGATCCAATTCGCCACTCCAGGCACTCACAACGCTCAACGAACCGCTGTTTTTCGAATGTGCGGAAGGATTGGCACAACAAACGATCGCACAGGGTGGCGAATCCGACCAGGACCGATTGGAATTCGCGTTTCGCAGTTGCGTTTCTCGCAAACCGACACCGGAGGAATCCGCCACGCTGCTCGAATTTCTCGATGAGCAAACTCAGCGACTCCAGGACGGGTCGCTCGATCCGAAACAGATTCTGGGGAATCAGCAGGGGGACACTTCTGAGCTGCCGGAAATTGTCGAACAGATTCAGTTGGCTGCCTGGACAGTCGTGAGTCGCGTGCTGCTCAACCTAGACGAAACCATCACGAAAGAATAA
- a CDS encoding PVC-type heme-binding CxxCH protein yields the protein MPFWKYQLRGILAALVATVFSGTLFAAEEAPRLRNTEAGSPPSAAETVERIQVPDGFQVTLFAGEPDVQQPIGMTTDERGRLWVAENYTYAEHPLGFDKTQHDRIVILEDTDDDGQFDVRKVFIDDLQKLTSVEVGMGGVWVLCAPQLLFIPDRNHDDVPDGPPEVVLDGWDEGSVRHNIVNGLRWGPDGWLYGRHGILATSFVGPPGASASQRRKLNCCIWRYHPTRKVFEVVADGTTNSWGFDFDEHGEMFFINTVIGHLWHLVPGAHYRRMYGADFNPYVYELIEQCADHFHWDTGEVWHQIRKGVSDTTLAAGGGHAHSGLLIYQGDNWPERYRGTMLTLNFHGRRMNNDRLERDQAGYVGKHADDLFIVDNPWFRGLDLITGPDGGVFIADWSDSGECHDNDGIHRTSGRIYKMTYGQPRPLGDFDLAQQSDLKLVKLQSHENAWSARQSRRLLQERAALGQEMPQARKALLKMFAEDSDVTHQLRAMWCLYAIGATDEEWLRGQLDDDNEHVRVWALRLLADDGTFSAPTIAKMRELAQADPSGLVRLHLASTLQRLPLESRWDIADALAQHAADAQDRALPLMIWYGIEPAIPTDPGRSIALAERSKIGLLRRLIARRLTSDLESQPAAVDQLLQLIGTGNDAEFQLDILQGMNGALRGWRKAPQPKTWPRAAEIVFSSAPEKVQEQARQLGVVFGDGQAISELREIVTDTDADAETRRNALRFLVDDRSPEALALLKHVLGDLVLMNEVLRGFAAFDDPQIPRLILERYARLEPSAREVAIATLASRPASARALLKSIAEGKIQPSAISAFHARQIRSFKDPALNEELTKQWGALRDSSEEKVKRIAELTAALAPEKLQAGHAGKGRVLFEKTCSNCHVLYGAGGRVGPDLTGSNRQNLNYLLENIVDPSASVGQEFQASAIVLNDGRVVTGVVVAQSDRTLEVQTEKERLVIDRSDVEEVVNQKMSLMPDGLLKQLKAEEIRDLFAYLTSRSQVPLPSKP from the coding sequence ATGCCGTTTTGGAAATATCAATTGCGGGGCATTCTGGCCGCGCTCGTAGCGACCGTTTTTAGTGGCACTTTGTTTGCAGCAGAAGAAGCACCGCGTTTGCGGAATACCGAAGCAGGTTCGCCGCCATCGGCAGCGGAGACGGTTGAGCGGATTCAGGTTCCTGACGGGTTTCAGGTCACGCTGTTTGCGGGTGAACCGGACGTCCAACAGCCGATCGGCATGACGACCGATGAACGGGGCCGGTTGTGGGTTGCTGAAAACTATACCTATGCGGAGCACCCGCTGGGATTCGACAAGACGCAGCATGATCGCATTGTCATTCTAGAAGATACCGACGATGACGGTCAATTTGATGTTCGTAAGGTGTTTATCGATGACCTCCAAAAACTGACCAGTGTGGAAGTCGGCATGGGGGGCGTCTGGGTGTTGTGCGCGCCGCAATTGCTGTTTATTCCCGACCGAAATCACGACGACGTTCCCGACGGACCGCCGGAAGTTGTGCTGGATGGCTGGGATGAAGGATCGGTCCGGCACAACATCGTCAACGGATTGCGTTGGGGGCCGGATGGTTGGTTGTATGGGCGGCATGGCATTCTAGCGACATCGTTTGTCGGTCCACCTGGCGCTTCGGCGTCTCAACGTCGCAAATTGAATTGCTGCATCTGGCGGTATCATCCCACGCGCAAGGTGTTTGAGGTGGTGGCCGACGGCACGACGAATTCTTGGGGATTTGATTTCGACGAACATGGCGAGATGTTTTTCATCAATACGGTGATCGGCCATTTGTGGCATCTTGTGCCCGGCGCGCATTACCGCCGCATGTATGGAGCCGATTTTAATCCGTACGTTTACGAACTCATCGAGCAATGCGCGGATCATTTCCACTGGGACACGGGAGAAGTGTGGCATCAGATCCGCAAAGGGGTCAGCGATACCACGTTGGCCGCCGGCGGCGGACATGCGCATAGCGGGCTGCTGATTTATCAGGGAGACAATTGGCCCGAGCGTTATCGCGGGACGATGTTGACGCTTAACTTTCACGGTCGGCGGATGAACAACGATCGTTTGGAGCGTGACCAGGCCGGCTATGTGGGAAAACATGCGGACGATTTGTTCATTGTCGACAACCCTTGGTTTCGTGGACTCGATTTGATCACGGGGCCGGATGGGGGTGTCTTTATCGCCGACTGGTCTGATAGTGGAGAATGCCACGACAACGACGGAATTCACCGCACATCAGGTCGGATCTACAAGATGACCTATGGGCAGCCGCGACCGCTCGGTGATTTCGACCTTGCGCAACAGAGCGACTTAAAACTCGTCAAATTACAGTCGCACGAAAATGCCTGGAGCGCCCGCCAATCTCGACGTCTGTTGCAGGAGCGCGCTGCTTTGGGGCAGGAGATGCCGCAGGCTCGTAAGGCGTTGTTGAAAATGTTTGCTGAAGATTCCGACGTGACGCACCAATTGCGAGCAATGTGGTGCCTGTATGCGATTGGTGCGACCGATGAGGAGTGGCTCCGCGGGCAACTCGATGATGACAACGAGCATGTCCGCGTGTGGGCTTTACGTTTGCTGGCGGATGATGGTACGTTTAGCGCACCGACGATTGCGAAAATGCGCGAACTGGCTCAGGCCGATCCGTCGGGCTTGGTGCGGTTGCATTTGGCCTCCACATTGCAGAGGCTTCCGTTGGAGAGTCGTTGGGACATCGCCGACGCATTGGCACAACATGCGGCGGATGCCCAAGACCGGGCCTTGCCGTTGATGATTTGGTATGGAATCGAACCGGCGATTCCTACCGATCCGGGTCGATCAATCGCCTTGGCGGAACGGAGTAAGATTGGGTTGTTGCGACGGTTGATTGCTCGTCGTCTGACCAGCGATTTGGAATCGCAGCCCGCAGCGGTCGACCAATTGCTGCAACTCATCGGGACAGGAAATGATGCCGAGTTTCAGTTGGATATTTTGCAGGGCATGAATGGCGCCTTGCGCGGTTGGCGAAAAGCGCCGCAACCGAAAACGTGGCCCCGTGCGGCGGAGATTGTGTTTTCATCCGCCCCGGAAAAGGTACAAGAACAAGCCCGGCAATTGGGGGTGGTGTTTGGGGATGGCCAAGCGATTTCGGAGTTGCGCGAGATTGTGACGGATACGGATGCCGATGCGGAGACGCGGCGGAACGCTTTGCGGTTTTTGGTCGATGACCGTTCCCCCGAGGCATTGGCGTTGCTCAAACATGTGTTGGGCGATTTGGTGTTGATGAATGAAGTCCTCCGCGGCTTTGCGGCGTTTGACGATCCTCAAATCCCGCGACTAATTTTAGAACGATATGCCCGACTCGAACCCAGTGCGCGGGAAGTGGCCATCGCGACACTTGCTTCGCGTCCCGCTTCCGCCCGAGCATTACTGAAGTCAATTGCCGAGGGAAAGATTCAACCCTCTGCCATTTCCGCATTTCATGCGCGACAGATTCGCAGCTTTAAGGATCCGGCGCTGAATGAAGAGCTCACCAAACAGTGGGGCGCACTGCGTGATAGTTCGGAAGAGAAGGTCAAACGTATCGCGGAATTGACTGCGGCGCTGGCTCCTGAAAAGCTGCAAGCCGGCCATGCGGGCAAGGGGCGTGTGCTGTTTGAGAAAACGTGTAGCAACTGTCACGTGCTCTATGGTGCGGGAGGACGCGTCGGTCCGGATCTGACCGGTTCCAACCGGCAGAATCTGAATTACTTGTTGGAAAACATTGTCGATCCCAGTGCTTCGGTGGGGCAGGAATTTCAAGCGTCGGCGATTGTGCTGAATGACGGCCGCGTTGTGACCGGTGTCGTCGTAGCGCAATCGGACCGCACTTTAGAGGTGCAAACGGAAAAGGAACGTTTAGTGATCGATCGGTCGGATGTGGAAGAGGTTGTGAATCAAAAGATGTCGCTCATGCCGGACGGTTTGCTGAAGCAACTTAAGGCCGAAGAGATCCGCGATTTATTTGCTTACCTCACCAGTCGATCCCAGGTCCCGCTGCCGTCGAAACCGTGA
- a CDS encoding SGNH/GDSL hydrolase family protein, whose protein sequence is MTNVPKNPFEVLFNKTHIMLPQRFLPTSTDLRRIRPVIMLLLAMQAVVSAEEPQPGSWKYAPELLRPFWQGDRVEGESVLFIKDPQTGGAKASLLFPVTKIVTVRNSAGDVTYEEGRDYTWKPGSREIVLPAGSRIASQTPQDLRRPAGSQKYRLTHRDGNGEIFFGAVLEYADMQTCITYEHAPDPWKSTLPKFDAQALPRTVDKLTNKQPLSIVLIGDSISAGANSSALGKAPPFQPAYPELLQIHLESRFGAPVELTNLAVGGTTTTWGLTQIDKVIESKPDLVILAFGMNDSSGRSAQEYQANTQKMIDLIREQLPETEFILVASMLGNRDWTALKQELFPAYRDALSQLCKPGIALADVTSIWTEILNHKQDWDQTGNGVNHPNDFGHRIYTQTIATLLEPDTKQKPKTP, encoded by the coding sequence TTGACGAACGTACCCAAAAACCCATTCGAAGTCCTCTTCAATAAGACGCACATCATGCTCCCCCAACGCTTTCTCCCGACGTCGACAGACCTGCGCCGTATTCGCCCAGTCATCATGCTGCTCCTGGCCATGCAAGCCGTCGTCAGTGCCGAAGAACCTCAACCAGGTTCCTGGAAATACGCGCCCGAACTCCTGCGGCCCTTCTGGCAGGGAGACCGCGTCGAAGGGGAATCGGTCTTATTCATCAAAGATCCACAAACCGGCGGAGCCAAAGCCAGTCTGCTGTTCCCCGTGACCAAAATCGTAACCGTCCGGAACTCCGCCGGCGACGTGACCTACGAAGAAGGACGCGACTACACCTGGAAACCTGGTTCGCGCGAGATCGTTCTCCCAGCTGGTTCAAGAATCGCCTCGCAAACTCCGCAAGACCTGCGCCGCCCGGCCGGCTCGCAAAAATACCGCTTAACGCATCGCGACGGCAACGGCGAAATCTTCTTCGGCGCCGTCCTGGAATATGCCGATATGCAAACCTGCATCACCTACGAACACGCACCGGATCCATGGAAGTCCACGCTCCCCAAATTCGACGCGCAGGCGCTGCCGCGAACCGTCGACAAATTGACCAACAAGCAACCCCTCTCCATCGTGCTCATCGGCGACAGCATCTCCGCCGGGGCGAATTCCTCAGCACTGGGCAAGGCCCCTCCCTTTCAACCCGCCTATCCCGAACTCTTGCAGATCCACCTAGAATCGCGTTTCGGTGCACCCGTCGAACTCACCAACCTAGCTGTGGGTGGCACGACCACGACTTGGGGGCTAACGCAAATCGACAAGGTCATCGAATCCAAACCGGACCTGGTGATCCTCGCATTCGGCATGAACGACTCCTCCGGCCGCTCCGCCCAGGAGTATCAAGCCAACACACAAAAAATGATCGACCTGATTCGTGAACAACTGCCCGAAACCGAATTCATCCTGGTTGCCTCGATGCTGGGCAATCGCGATTGGACCGCTCTGAAACAAGAACTATTCCCCGCTTACCGCGACGCCCTGTCCCAACTCTGCAAACCGGGCATCGCCCTGGCCGATGTCACATCGATCTGGACCGAGATTTTAAACCACAAACAAGACTGGGACCAAACCGGCAACGGCGTCAACCACCCCAACGACTTCGGCCACCGCATCTACACCCAAACAATCGCCACCCTGCTCGAACCCGATACCAAACAAAAACCAAAAACCCCGTAG